The DNA sequence AGTGATCGATGAAGGTCTCTGAAGTATGTCAGTAAAATTCAGGgtagaaattgaaaataaaatataggaCAAACGGGGCTAACAGAAAATTTCGAGGGAAGTTCGATTCACAACATCGTAAATCgatgatatacatatatatatgtgtgtgtatgtattcATCGATAGATTATGATTAATCGTTCGTATCGATACTTTCTTCAGTTCGTTAGTTTAATCGAGTTGATGACGATCGAACGTAAAAGGGAAGGGATTAAATAAACGAATCGTTAAGAGATCGTTCCGCGGGAGCGAGGGACGATTCTCGCAAGTCTTCGACGGAAGTGCGGAAAGAGAGAGCACACCTCATTCAATTTTAGACAAGAAGAACTCACGCTGCGAGTATAGTGTTGGTGTAGcgagtaaatatatatagtgtACGAAGAAAACTGTAAGGTTGGAGAACGTAGCAGGCTGTCGGTGCATGCAGACCATTCTATGAGCGAGTTACCATACCAAGTATAATATCCTCCAACAATAATCAGCTGTCTCCTTTGTCATAGTACGTCTACCACTTACGGTTACGTGTAGTTTCTGATTATTGTTGAATCGACTAATTGTACTATGTTTATTCATGCTTCTTTGATACTTAATCCAGAATAATTGTTCTTAACTTACGGTTCAGGATTACCTTTTGCTGTCTTATTGTCTAAAATCTGCCCCTATTTACTGGAACGCTTTATCGTCCTTGTTGCTATATCGtatgaaatgaaagaatttaGTGTAGGACGTTGGGGtcgttttatttctattacatTAACCTTTTTGTGTGTTATCCTGATAATTTTTTTAGGAGTAAAGAATTAGTCAggatatattatatgtacacTGCGCTTGATCGTTGAAAAATAACGTTTACCAGAATATTCGGGATTCGTAGATATAGATAATTCTACGGTCATATATTTAAGATGGAATATGTAGGATTTTATGGATAGAAATATCTGTGGTAGGTGGACAAGGGAAATGATTTACAATGATGGaaacacatatatacacaGAGTGTGTGTGCGTGGTTCACATACAGTGGTGCTTTGACGATTATTTAGCCAAGCAGTAAGCCAAGACGACGATAACATTGACAAAGGAAAATATGATAACAGCATCAAGAGACATTGATAATACatcgatatataaaatacgaaataaacgAAACTTAAAACGAAGAATTAAGGAACAGAAAATATGAGACATTCTTATGATGTGCTTCCATATCTGGTTCTTCCAAGTTCCTCCTTTTTTCACGACTAATTACATCAACCAAGGGATAAAAGAATCGCTTGTCGGTACAAAGGAAATTGATATGGGTGTAAAAAGAAGGAAGGGGTAAAAAGCATGAATGAGCAAAACATCAATGCTGGGCATACACATCAGCTCAATCACACGTCGAAAGACAAAACGATCCACGTTTCACGTATCGCGATCTCCTGTGCAGTAAACAATAAAAAGGTTATCCGAGGAGCACGGTGAAAGTAGAAACGGAAAGACAGAGTCAGACAGAGAAGTCAGAGAGTCATTAGCAGGGTTAATCCAACACTCGGAATTTCTGAGTCAGCGAAATTACCGATCTATTCTCCTTTCGGTACATTTAAAGCTCACGAAGTAACCCTGCTGGAAAGATAGTAGATAGTTTTTGAAAAAGTAGAAGACAGAGTAgacagagaagaagaaaaagtttTGAAAGAGACAGACAGCAAGGAGTCTCGCAGTTCCGGCTGCAGAATCGGTCGGTGGAGGCCACTACTTACGAGCTTCCTTCGGAACTAGAGATCGAGTTGAGACTTCCGGCTGTGTCACTGGCCAACGATCCCGACTGTTTCCCGGATTCAAAGCGTTGATAGGGTACGATCTCCTCGGAACGCTGTATGCTGCTCGGCGTGCTGTTGCGTTTCCGGCTCGATAAACCGGCGCGTGCCTCCGCGACACCGCTTCCGACGAAGATCCCGCCGATACCGCACTCTGCGTTGTAAATCAAACAAGAAACAACCGCTAAAGCTATGATCTTTCATTGTGATTCCCGCATCGCGTCCGCCGCAgcccttttttctttcatccaGCTCCAGGTGGTCGCCGTGCGTTTCtctttcgattatttttatcacGACGAATCtagctctctttctctccctttcgtTCGCTCATTCTCACAGTACTCTCGCTTCCTTTTTTTCGCTCACCGTTCGTTCGAATTTTCTCTCATAACGAAAATCGAGGAAGTGATAAGAGAGAATACACATGTACACCTGGATGAAATTCTGACTATGTGAATGAAATCGATGAAGGTTTTGGAAGATAGACAAGTAAAGGAAAGGTGCTTTCAGTTCGGTTAACTACTACGTAGCTCGTGGGAAAAGACTTCGATGGCCTGTATGCTCGAATCGGTCTTTCAAAGTCCACGATATCAATGACGATTCCGTGGTACAAGGCCTGCGAAAGATCTCGTATCCCGATGGGGTTAAACTCCTGCTCTCTGGAAGAAAGAATACGATAGAACAATGATTAACAGCAGACGGAAATTCAAGAGCCCTCTGACTCTCTTGTGTGGTCGCACCTGCAATCAGAAGCGCGCGAAAGCGTTACAAGCTAAATTTTTGTAAGTGTATCATCAACAAAACGTCACATCTATACTTCTGCTATAGGAAAATTCGCTGCagctatgtatatatatatatatgtatattcataCAGATGTATTTGCATGTTGTGTTCGTGTAACACAGAAGTGTACAGAAGGGTTTAATCCTACGAAGACTCGTTCGTTTCTCTCTGAACATCTACGGTGTAAGCGAGTATTTCACATTTGCTCGCGTTTCACCGAACTTTCGAGAAGTACATAAGTGTCGACAGGCAAAATGTACAAGACTCGTGTGCTACAGTCAACGAACCTGTTTTGCTTTGtaacgaagaagaaattaaaaaaaaaaaacaaaaataatatcgagatatatgtatatccatgtatatatatgcacGTATATGTAGAAATATGCGCATGAGAACACTGCATCGCTCGAAGACATCAAGAAACGAAAAGCCGTAGTGGGTGAAGTAACCTTCACCAGTAAGCACGTATCAACAGCGGcttctaataaaataaacgacaACGAATCAGGTGGTCAACTTACCTACCGTCGTGTGTAAGTCTCGATCGTAATCGAGATTTGCAACAAGTTGACCACATGTTTCATCTATAAGTTGAAAAGCTATACAAAACAGATAAACAACGCGACGTATTGCCAGCATCAATCTTTGGCCGGCGCTTTAGCTACAAAGTCACGAATAAGACAATCCGGCATGAACAAATATACTTGAGCAGCTAATACGTAAGGTTCTTGAGATACAACCTGTTTCTTCTCGATAGAACTGGATGAACAACTTCATCGAGCTCTACACAGCTCAGGAAACTCGTGCAAACGTTCATCTAAAAGTTACGTATCGCTACTACGTAGGAACAGTCTCTACGATCTATGGGAAGTGACTTGTGAATCGTTTCGCGACTATTTGGAGGACCGTGCAACCTCGAAAATACTTTCCCCaacaattaaataataataaataatcgcAATCCGaagtttgattattaaaaatgtcgaAGAAAGTATTTTCCAACGATAGTCACGAACAGTTTCGCGTCACTCCCCTCTCTAAAGCACAACTTCTGTCTAAAGAGGAATGTGCTGAGTGTTTTatggttgttgttgttgttcaTAGAAATGTCGTAGACTGATCACGCTGCTGTCGTTCTTCTTGCCTCTCTGTATCTCTCTGTAACTTGTACTCACATTTCGCCGAAAGCTGCTACGACATCCTCTCGAATGGACTGCTAATTatcgttaataaatttaaccGCTGAAGAATAGACAGATCTAACGCGCGTATTTGTTTCATACAACgtctgtataaatatatgttaaaGAAATTTGCGTGTCGATGACACCGTGCCGAACGCTCCCACGTAACGAAAATAGGGGATTGAAATCAAAGAGGGAGAAACAATTAAAACGGGGATGATATATTTTGCAGAGTGTGTTCGGACCTGTCCCCGTCGCCGCTACCCTCGCCATCGCTGCTTGCGGAACTCGGTTGCCTTCCGCTCCTTCCGCTGGCCGTGTCCTCCGGCAATACCTCCTCGCTCCTATGAACTGTAAAGGAGGACTTGCCCTTCTTCCCGAATCCTAGCCGCCGTTTTCGTCCTTCGTCGCCCACGCATGTACCACCAACAGACGCACGTGGTATGTTATGGTTTTTGCGTGACGTGATATAGTTTTTTTGTTGTGgttgtagtagtagtagtagtagtagtagtagtagtagtagtagtagtagtagtagtagtagtagtagtagtagtagtagaaGTAGTAGTAGAAGTAGTAGTAGAAGTAGTGGTTGTAGTGATGGTAGTAGTAGATGTTGTTTTCATAGTAGAAGAGCGGTGAATTGTGATTTTGTTGTGTTAATTTGCATATATAGTATCGATATATGCGTGGTGCGtatgtaaaaatttttctCGTGGCAGAGGTGtagtataattttttttttttttgagtgTTTTGTTTCAACGTTTTTGCGTAATAGTAGAGCGATCGTTTCCAGCGATCGATCGGGATGATCCGCGTCGAGTGTTGTCCCGTGACACGATCGCGCGAGCGACGATATAGCCCGCCACGATGAGAAATCGTGCAGGTGGGTGCAGATCGATGACGTGAATGGTCCCCAGCGTCGAGAGATAGTTGGTTGGTAGAAGTAAAGTGTGAATGTGTTCATGTCGAAGAGAGGCGGATAGAGATGAGGAGGGATGGCGGAGAAAACAAGAATACGATTAGAATGTACATACTGCCCCGTTTACTGGGTTTTTTGCTCTTCTACCGTGTGCTCTTGATATCGTTTGTACCGCTTCCTTCGCTCTACTTCGCGGATTCTCCCATGAAACTCGTGAAAATCCGCTTTTCGATCGTCACATCTTGTCACGTGTGATGTGAACGAAGCGTACAAATGTTTAATCAAATAATCTTCTTGAAAATGACGAGAAAAATATAGCGAGAGCACACCGTAGGTCTACTCACTAATGGTGCTAAACTAATGCTATGCTATTATTCGAGGAACTATCGATATATTACAAAGAAACTGACTACATTAAGATGCCAGATAGAAAGAAGAGACAGAGAAGATAGTCTAGAAATCGCGCGAGAATAATATGAATGCGAAATAGAAAAACGTCTTCACGCGACCGCTCTCGAACTTATCGAATTTCCCGAACAAAGTAGCAATACACCGCACGCAACGTTTAAAATGTGAAATTGGAAGAAACGACTAGTGTGACGATGTGTTACCTGTGGCGGACAGCTGACTAGTGCTGTTACTCTTCTTCCCGAGACCTGACTGATACTGCACCGCGCTTCCGCCACCGCTGCTACTTCCGCTTCCGCTTTTACTGCCGGGCGAACTCTTGCGACCCCTCCTCGAGGAGTCCTCCACGTTCAAACCGATCGCCGTATCGCTCAAACTACCGTCTAATAAACAAACGTCGCGTGAACacggaaataataaaaaaagaaagaatctAGAAGAGTAGGATTAGGAAATTAACGCAGATACACCGATGGTTGAACGATGATTATCGCAGCATCGTTAGACTgtccaataaaaaaaattacttcCATTCAAAATACATTCGATTAGACTTCAAATAAAGAGAAACCCTCGTtatgtagaaaaatattttacactaTAATTTGGGCATATCTGTATTAATCACTTCCTAAATTTCTAAACTACAATTTTCCTAATGAAAATTCCTAAAAACAATCTTCCTACAAAAAAAATAATGCCTCTAAATCTAATTCCAAAGAGAGATTGCAGAAACTTACCAACTTTCTCGTCCTGTGGCGCGTCGGTATTACTAAGACTCCTGGTGAACTGTCCCCTTTTATGGTCGTCGTGCTCGTTATCGCCTGGCTGGGTCCTGGACGGCTTCTCGTACGAGCCCGACTGACTGTACTCGCTGCTTTCGGGCATGGAGGAGGAGCGGCGATCCCGCGCGTCGTCACGTTGTTGGTTGACGGCGGCGGAGGCATCGTCGGCGGCGGTTTTTTTCCGCGAACGCCGTCGAGTCGACGACGTTGGGGACGACGACGAGGTGACGGCGGTATCAGTGAAGTTGTCGCGCCGCGACAGTTTCGTGTTTCGTGAGGTTTCGTGGTGATCGACGGCCCGTGGGTGGTAGTTTTTAGTAGTGTCGGAGGTAGCGGTTTGGGAATCAAAGAGACTTGAATTAGCGTTACCGGGGTGGGGTGCTCGGTTACGAGGCCTACGCGGATCGCACGGGCCAAATCCGCAGTTCTCGCTGCACTGGCTCTCGCTCTCCATCGAGTACTCGTAGTACTCGAGGGTGTCGCTGATCGCTACGTTCCTCTTACTACCCTGCTGCTGTTGTTGACTCGGATGCTGCTGGGCTTGCTGATGACGTTGTTGCTGCTGCCTCTTCTCGAGTAGCTCGAGATCCCTAGGCTCCGGACAGCTGCTATTTCGTCTACGGTACCTATGTCTCGATTCTACCGAAGGTCTCCTCTCTTCGCTCTTTCGCGAGAACGAGCCAGACCTACCTAATTCGTACGACATCGCTAATTCTCGACACTCCGGACAACTAGTTTTTCGCCTACCGCGATACTGCGACGACGACCGCAGCGATCCCGACCTAGCCAGTTCGTATGGTTCCCGATAATCGCGAGTCTGAACGTTTTCGTAGTCGTATCTTGAGTCTACGTAACCATCGCGAACCTGTTCCCCGTCGTAGTAGCCCGATCTAATACCATCGCTAACCACCGTGCCCGTTACGTTTTTCTGACGGAAACAGTCCGCGCACACGACCGTCTCCATCGAACCGAAATCCTCGTCCGAATCCAGAATAAAGTTCGTActtctttcttcgtcttttcTTCGTGGAGGATCGTAGTATCGGAGCTCTCTAGCTTCGGGGCAGCTGCTGTTCCTTTTGCGACGATACAGACGTCTGGCTCTTTCCGCTCTGTCCGACGAGCTCAGTTCCTCGTCGGAACGTAATATCGGCGTAGATTCTGCTCGTTGCAGCATCATTCGCTTGCTATCGGATAAACTCGGTATGGTTAGCGTGCCCCTCGTGCTGGATATCGTATCTCGATACGGTAAGTTCTCGTAGACACCCGTACTAACTTCTCTGCTTCCCCTTCTACTtctcctctttctccttcGTGGCAGCGTATTATCTTGATAAGCGTCGGCTCCAACACACTCTGGGCCGCTGTGCGCTTGATAATCGTACTCCTCCGCGGAACGATAGTCACGATAATCACCGATATAGTCAGCATCAACGTACTGCGACGATCTTTTCTTACGTCTACTACTTCGACTGCTGTCTTTTCTTCTATAGTAATCGTCCTCGTACATTTCTGCGTCGGTTCTCGGAATATTTTCATCCTCGTAATCGTACAACCGGTGACCGTACTCGTCGACGTTCCCTCTGTCGATAAACCCTTCGTCGTATTCGATATCCCAGTTGTAACCATCGTATCCGTTCTCCAGATACGATTCGCtgcttttccttcttcttcgaGAACGACCGCTAGTTCTCTGATTGTCGTAGTGTTCTAAATCCGAGGCAGCGTGCATCGAAGAACAAGTAATGTCCCTGTCCGGGCCGTATTTCTCCGCGGATGACAGCGCCTCGTCGATGCTGCAGTAAATGTGCTCGTTAGCCGGGTCGCAGATATCGCTGTCGAGattcttcgttcgtttcttgGATATGTCTAGACCGAACGCGGAATCGTGCTCCTGGAACGTCGAGTCTCTGTATTTCCTTTTGGTGGGATCTTCACGGCCAAGGACATTCCGCAGACCTATTTGATCGTCGCTGCTGAAGGAATTTTCCTCCGACAGATCGTACGAGTGGTAACCTTTACCGGCAAGGTCCATATCTATATTCTGTTTGTCGAAGCGCGGCATATAAATCTCCGTCTCGCCGCAACTAAATTCAGAATCGTATCCATAGAATGGTTTGTGATCCTGTTTCAGCATGTAATCGTAATTCTTCTCTCGATTGAGCAGAATCTTAGGCATCTTGTCGTCGCTGTTCGAGTCGAAGTACGATTTACTCTGATCACCCAGAGCCGGTATCTTGTCGCCGTAACCGGCATCGTTAATAGCCATGTTCTTCTTCAATTTACGACGGGCGGTTCTCAGGCTGTCGTCGCTGAATATGTTGCTTGATATAGTGTCATACTCGAAACTCTTGGCTCTACGCGAGAGCATGCCCGTGCCTAGTCCGAAACCGTAACGATCAGCGTAGGTATCGTGCAGCACGTCGTAGTCGAAGCTCCTAGCCTTCGAGAATAAAAACGATCTACGCGGCCGTAAGCTAACGTCTAGGTTCCTAATGCCGTGATCGTCCGTTAAGTCGTGCAAGCCTCTCGAGAACAAGTGGTGCCTAGATTTCGCGGTTCTGCCAGTACGATCTTGCCAGCTACGCGACCGTCTACGCATACCGGAGTCCACTTGATAGGGCGACGAGTATCTGTCGCGAAACTTCTCGATGAGGCGATCGTTGAAGTCGACCTGAAGGCAATCTTCCACGTATATCTCCGGTATACGATTCTTAGAGCTACCGGTTAGCTCCTCTGGCTTGAGCAAGTACCCCTCGGAGACGCTGTACTCGCTGGTCTCCGGGCTGTAATATCTCAGCATGTTCTCGTCGACGGTCTGCGACCTCGTGAACGGCGTACGCATCTTTCTGTACAACGAGCGCACCACTGCGGACTTGCTCCGTACGAGGGGATGCGGGGTGGGATTGTGCTTGCTGGGGTTGTTGCTCCTGGGCTTGGTGGGATTGTTGTTCGGACAGTGACATTCGCTGCAGGGTACCCTAAGTCTGTGCCTGCGCCTATTGCGCCTAGGGGGCAGGGGCATAGGGGATATGACACCGGGTATTAAAACGTTTTTAACTGTCGGTCTGCAAACAATGTTTTTCATATAGAGTTTTAGCGCTTCTGCGGTTACATTAACGATTTCTTTTTTGAGCCcattcttcatttttttttaatcaaagaaaaaaaaagactcTACTCGCACGttcgcgatcgatcgaacgcgtttctcttcttccttctttttcttaaaatatctGCTATCTTTTTGGTTCCGTTTTCGCCGGGGTTTTTTCCCAAAAtggttttatttttcttttctttttttatacacAACATAGCTTTTGTTGCAATGCGATAGGTACCGAAAGAGAGAATTTGAGCCGAGAATTTTGTTGCATTTGTCACTCGCcgaacaaatatatataaatgcaGGTTGTCTGTAGGACGTGCGACGATTGATTAGTCTCTTCGTGATTATACACacaacatacatacatatatgtaattgtGACGTGTTTCAACGTAGGTAGACCTAGCCGTTCGACCAACGCCACGCACTAATCCCTGCTTTATTAGAATGGGACAATATTAAATGGACATTGACACAGTGCATAGGAGGTGCAGTCTAGCCAACTAAAGTAGTAGAATTCCTCGAAGAGAGCGCGGCAGGATTTTTGGGAAACCTATCAAGCAGGCGGGGGGAAATGAGATAGTGCAACTACGGGGTGTCGTTTCATTCGGCAATGTCCATTTAATTCAGGGATTATCGTCGATGAGAAGGTAAGCCATCAAATGTTCCATTCTGTGCGCGGTGTACATGGTCTATCGACGAGCATAACGATAATTTACTTGGAGGAGAAAACGGGATTACGCTATTCTGAATGAATGGACTATGAGATGAGATTAGTAGGAaggaaaaagggagaaagaaataCGAGAGCCGAAGGGgaaaaaacgagaaaagaGGGGAAAAATAGAGGGAAAGGAACGCGATTTACCCgaatgtcacgtaaaaatgGTACAGTGGATGGCTGTCTCCTCTAAAGGGATACTTTCTTCTCTATGGAACTTGTCTTGCTTTGTACACTGACTTTGAAATGCAAGGTCATCGActcgaaaattaaaatacaatagACATTGAGCTATACTCACATTAGTCCTCTAGAGCCACGTGGTCGTTCCGATTGCGTACTGAAGGCACTGCTCGTCACGGAGGCTATACTCTCCATATCGGAGTCACCAAGATCACCAAGTACGTCTTTGTCAGGACTTAAATTTCCCCTTCGCGGTCTGTGCATTCGATAAGGGTGACTGTGCGGCAAAGATAACGGATCCTGATCTATCGAGAGCAGATCCGAATCCGACAGTCCGCTATAGTGTTTTTCCCAACCTGAAAAATCAACGTTATTCCCATTGGAAATACACGTACTTCGCCAGCtgtaaattctaaaatatatatccAACAACCTACGACTCCTATACCGATCCTCTTCACAGATAAATTCTAAtataatcgaaaataaaaatagttgcTATCAAACTGTTTCAAAACTACGGTCAATTTTACACGTCAAACGTCCACCCTCTAATAACATCCTATTACAAAGTTCATCCTGGCGTATTCACGCTAGCCAAAAATTACCGAAACAAGGTCAATTAGGAACGCGGATTTTCACGAGGTTTCATTACTGTTCTCGTATCACGAGGTATTCGAAAACTTTGAAATTAATAACCCGGCGAACAAAATGGGAAAAGTGAGCTCACCTCCCGTACCCGTACTCCTGTACGTGGTATGCACCTGCCTATTGCGGTGTCTCATAAATCTCGCCCGTTCCTCGGGATCCTGAACAGCCCTTTCCTTCAGAGCCGTCGGAATCAGAGGCAATTGTCTCTTCTTCGGACTTCCGGTGGGAGTGGCTGTCGCTGACCTCGAGCTGAATCTGGAATGCGTAAAGCGAAACGTTCTCGTTTTCTGTTCTATCACGGTTTCGTTTGTGGCTCGCGTCGATAACTCATACAACATACCTGGGTGGAACGTAGCCGTGCGAGTAAAGCATGGATCTATGTTCCGGCGGAGACAGAGAGCGATGACCGGTGGGACTTTGAGACCTTCCGCGATACCGAA is a window from the Bombus huntii isolate Logan2020A chromosome 6, iyBomHunt1.1, whole genome shotgun sequence genome containing:
- the LOC126866319 gene encoding regulating synaptic membrane exocytosis protein 2 isoform X9, giving the protein MAAVPDMSHLTPEERSTIEEVIIRQKQEEEKENEIMRRKQDEVTILEERIRACSEKHKKAGVELHATCHICLKTKFADGVGHICNYCSIRCCARCGGKVTLRSNKVIWVCILCRKKQELLSKTGQWITKAGLAAGDNAMLRRMQDMQVGGPPGLVDQTQDKRPKLERAHSAAEKENLPLLLRSGSLLRRQYSQQEQGPGRRLPTSDSGVDMSVSPHSRSLPTPHVASPHQMQQPPRHPDAYAEDDPNLYRGEIDGLMKQQNYQRQRPIYPDQNTDLAMTYGQPTVEAGPPRSAVHPTQQHSVHQTQSAHPPQPMGGQVGLQPQRSFSSSEEERSTPECASDEPDESEKGKGYYHHTGGPISMSSGGRRHNGPHNGHHNMAAMTIEYNGHHPPREPRKEESTLVRRSFRRSGDEWRSDSRRFTERRGKKTVRFHGGTNVGGPQEDWSWEADRQGSQDSATKDSGIDTSSTFTSSEDSNRGDLPKHPLSWQVSRDGQKIIGHMVLRKQPGSGSASSSSILGLKVVGGKLLEDGSMGAVIEKVKKGSTADIEGQLRPGDEVIKWNGRSLQGKSFREVYDIIAESRQEPQVELVVSRNLSSTTGPVTMPAGLTPTAPMPSRKIAAQIQWRQKHPETISGPQQPHHKGLKKCILWELYDARREKPSVLVTSPGSPDLHAQGRARHLRHTSGNANVGGNLQVKLSFDSVALRLIVTLICAAGLTPRSNGQPRNPYAKIFLLPDKSEKSKRRTKTLANTNDPKWNQTFIYDGIRRPELRKRALEVTVWDYGKYDTNDFLGEAILELATAHLDEEPEWHPLTGHGEHRHIGHYSSPPPERELCIDGEHRSRRDMSPQGRKRAAIMIRDQPASISGYQTYRKDDIHRGMMGHRSHSAAPMDSPSLRYRGRSQSPTGHRSLSPPEHRSMLYSHGYVPPRFSSRSATATPTGSPKKRQLPLIPTALKERAVQDPEERARFMRHRNRQVHTTYRSTGTGGWEKHYSGLSDSDLLSIDQDPLSLPHSHPYRMHRPRRGNLSPDKDVLGDLGDSDMESIASVTSSAFSTQSERPRGSRGLIPTVKNVLIPGVISPMPLPPRRNRRRHRLRVPCSECHCPNNNPTKPRSNNPSKHNPTPHPLVRSKSAVVRSLYRKMRTPFTRSQTVDENMLRYYSPETSEYSVSEGYLLKPEELTGSSKNRIPEIYVEDCLQVDFNDRLIEKFRDRYSSPYQVDSGMRRRSRSWQDRTGRTAKSRHHLFSRGLHDLTDDHGIRNLDVSLRPRRSFLFSKARSFDYDVLHDTYADRYGFGLGTGMLSRRAKSFEYDTISSNIFSDDSLRTARRKLKKNMAINDAGYGDKIPALGDQSKSYFDSNSDDKMPKILLNREKNYDYMLKQDHKPFYGYDSEFSCGETEIYMPRFDKQNIDMDLAGKGYHSYDLSEENSFSSDDQIGLRNVLGREDPTKRKYRDSTFQEHDSAFGLDISKKRTKNLDSDICDPANEHIYCSIDEALSSAEKYGPDRDITCSSMHAASDLEHYDNQRTSGRSRRRRKSSESYLENGYDGYNWDIEYDEGFIDRGNVDEYGHRLYDYEDENIPRTDAEMYEDDYYRRKDSSRSSRRKKRSSQYVDADYIGDYRDYRSAEEYDYQAHSGPECVGADAYQDNTLPRRRKRRSRRGSREVSTGVYENLPYRDTISSTRGTLTIPSLSDSKRMMLQRAESTPILRSDEELSSSDRAERARRLYRRKRNSSCPEARELRYYDPPRRKDEERSTNFILDSDEDFGSMETVVCADCFRQKNVTGTVVSDGIRSGYYDGEQVRDGYVDSRYDYENVQTRDYREPYELARSGSLRSSSQYRGRRKTSCPECRELAMSYELGRSGSFSRKSEERRPSVESRHRYRRRNSSCPEPRDLELLEKRQQQQRHQQAQQHPSQQQQQGSKRNVAISDTLEYYEYSMESESQCSENCGFGPCDPRRPRNRAPHPGNANSSLFDSQTATSDTTKNYHPRAVDHHETSRNTKLSRRDNFTDTAVTSSSSPTSSTRRRSRKKTAADDASAAVNQQRDDARDRRSSSMPESSEYSQSGSYEKPSRTQPGDNEHDDHKRGQFTRSLSNTDAPQDEKVDGSLSDTAIGLNVEDSSRRGRKSSPGSKSGSGSSSGGGSAVQYQSGLGKKSNSTSQLSATECGIGGIFVGSGVAEARAGLSSRKRNSTPSSIQRSEEIVPYQRFESGKQSGSLASDTAGSLNSISSSEGSSWSPSLRMTGETGQLRDFIEDLGPGQVVGRQALGARCLGEIQLSLTQKKGYLEVEVIRAKDLKPKQGTKAIPASYVKVYLVNGKKCIAKAKTMAARKTLDPFYQQSLAFRENCRGCILQVTVWGDYGRLEGRKVFMGIAQIVLDELNLNEMVFGWYKLFGNISLVSGPPSLALSRRSSATSLESFKI